From Cricetulus griseus strain 17A/GY chromosome 1 unlocalized genomic scaffold, alternate assembly CriGri-PICRH-1.0 chr1_0, whole genome shotgun sequence, a single genomic window includes:
- the LOC100760208 gene encoding HLA class II histocompatibility antigen, DO alpha chain encodes MVLPVELVLAFHTLISFLNPQGVRAIKADHMGSYGPAFYQSYDASGQFTHEFDGEQIFSVDLKNGEVVWRLPEFGDTQYSNFQSGLASIAMIRAHLDILVERSNRTRAISVPPRVTVLPKSPVELGKPNVLICIVDDIFPPVINVTWLRNNQPVTKGVAQTSFYTQPNHRFRKFHYLTFVPWAEDMYDCRVEHWGLEAPLLQHWEPQVLTPPPDTTETLVCGLGLALGFMGFLLGTALIVTGLSPRSIRR; translated from the exons ATGGTCCTCCCTGTGGAGCTGGTCCTGGCATTCCACACCCTGATAAGCTTCCTGAATCCTCAGGGAGTACGGGCCATCAAGG CCGACCACATGGGCTCCTACGGACCAGCCTTCTACCAGTCTTACGATGCTTCTGGGCAGTTCACACACGAATTTGATGGGGAACAAATTTTCTCTGTGGATCTGAAGAACGGGGAGGTCGTGTGGCGTCTGCCTGAGTTTGGGGACACCCAATACTCGAACTTTCAGAGTGGCCTGGCCAGTATCGCCATGATCAGAGCTCATCTGGACATCTTGGTGGAACGCTCCAACCGAACCAGAGCCATCAGTG TGCCCCCCAGGGTGACCGTACTCCCGAAGTCTCCTGTGGAGCTGGGAAAGCCCAATGTCCTCATCTGCATCGTGGATGATATCTTCCCGCCTGTGATCAATGTCACCTGGCTGCGCAACAACCAGCCAGTCACTAAGGGAGTGGCCCAGACCAGCTTCTACACCCAGCCTAACCACAGGTTCCGGAAGTTCCACTACCTGACCTTTGTGCCCTGGGCCGAAGACATGTATGACTGCCGGGTGGAGCACTGGGGCCTGGAGGCACCGCTCCTCCAGCACTGGG AGCCCCAGGTGCTTACTCCGCCGCCGGACACCACAGAGACCCTGGTCTGTGGCCTGGGCCTGGCCCTCGGCTTTATGGGCTTCCTTCTGGGCACCGCTCTCATCGTCACAGGCCTGAGCCCGCGCAGCATCCGCAG GTAA